A stretch of the Halorussus salinus genome encodes the following:
- the acs gene encoding acetate--CoA ligase alpha subunit, with amino-acid sequence MDENTGGLSGLFAPERVAVIGATESDGSIGRAITQNLQADFAGETVPVNPNYDDVLGLDCYPDVDSVPGELNLAVIVVPPSIAVDAVRQCGEADVRNVVVITAGFGETGSEGASREQELTEVAQQYDLNLVGPNSLGVMSTPTGLNATFGPENALSGSISFMSQSGAFITAVLDWANDEGIGFKDVVSLGNKAVLDETDFVDAWGDDPDTDVILGYLEGVENGEEFIDAARETTDDTPIVMVKSGRTEAGAQAVSSHTGTLAGSEQAYEAGLEQAGVLRVENVQELFDFAQILSGQPLPESDDVAIVTNAGGPGVMTTDAVGDSNLSLASFTDETLAELSEAMPEEANIYNPIDAIGDADIERFEEALDIALADENVGCAVVLSAPTAVIDFDDLAESITDLQAEHGKPVAAVLMGGERTESAKEKLREGGIPNYFDPARAVRSLDALSRYRTISQRDYDEPAEFDVDRERAEDILARAEERGDNRLGVEAMDLLDAYGIPTPEGTIAEDPEEAVAAAQDIAGDVVMKIVSPDILHKSDIGGVKVGVAPEDVYDAYEDLVTRARNYQPDAEILGVQVQEMVDLDSGTETIIGMNRDPQFGPLLLFGLGGIFVEILEDTETRVAPVSEREAGEMVEGIRSAPLLRGARGRDPADREAIVESLQRLSQLVTDFPAILELDVNPLVAGPDGVQAVDVRLTVDTDEL; translated from the coding sequence GTGGACGAGAATACAGGAGGGTTGTCGGGACTGTTCGCGCCCGAGCGAGTCGCCGTAATCGGCGCGACCGAGAGCGACGGGTCCATCGGTCGTGCGATTACGCAGAACTTGCAGGCCGACTTCGCGGGCGAGACCGTTCCGGTGAACCCCAACTACGACGACGTGCTGGGGTTGGACTGCTACCCCGACGTGGACTCCGTACCGGGTGAACTGAACCTCGCCGTCATCGTCGTGCCGCCGTCGATTGCCGTCGATGCGGTCCGCCAGTGCGGCGAGGCCGACGTGCGCAACGTGGTGGTCATCACCGCCGGGTTCGGCGAGACCGGGAGCGAGGGCGCGAGTCGGGAGCAGGAACTGACCGAGGTCGCCCAGCAGTACGACCTCAACCTCGTCGGCCCGAACAGCCTCGGCGTGATGAGTACGCCGACCGGACTCAACGCCACCTTCGGCCCCGAAAACGCGCTCTCGGGTTCTATCTCCTTCATGAGCCAGTCGGGCGCGTTCATCACCGCGGTCCTCGACTGGGCCAACGACGAGGGCATCGGCTTCAAGGACGTGGTGTCGCTGGGCAACAAGGCCGTGTTAGACGAGACAGACTTCGTGGACGCGTGGGGCGACGACCCCGACACCGACGTTATCTTGGGCTACTTGGAGGGCGTCGAGAACGGCGAGGAGTTCATCGACGCCGCGCGCGAGACGACCGACGACACGCCCATCGTGATGGTGAAATCCGGACGCACCGAGGCGGGCGCGCAGGCCGTCTCGTCGCACACTGGTACGCTCGCGGGGAGCGAGCAGGCCTACGAGGCCGGACTGGAGCAGGCCGGGGTCCTCCGCGTCGAGAACGTCCAAGAGCTGTTCGACTTCGCTCAGATTCTGTCGGGCCAACCGCTTCCCGAGTCCGACGACGTGGCCATCGTGACGAACGCGGGCGGTCCCGGCGTCATGACCACCGACGCGGTGGGCGACTCGAACCTCTCACTGGCGTCGTTCACCGACGAGACCTTGGCCGAACTCTCCGAGGCGATGCCCGAGGAGGCCAACATCTACAACCCAATCGACGCCATCGGGGACGCCGACATCGAGCGATTCGAGGAGGCCCTCGACATCGCCTTGGCCGACGAGAACGTCGGGTGTGCGGTGGTCCTGTCTGCACCCACGGCCGTCATCGACTTCGACGACCTCGCCGAGTCCATCACCGACCTACAGGCCGAACACGGCAAGCCGGTCGCCGCCGTCCTGATGGGCGGCGAGCGCACCGAGTCCGCCAAGGAGAAACTGCGCGAGGGCGGCATCCCGAACTACTTCGACCCGGCCCGCGCGGTCCGGAGCCTCGACGCGCTCTCGCGCTACCGGACCATCAGCCAGCGCGACTACGACGAGCCAGCGGAGTTCGACGTGGACCGCGAACGCGCCGAGGACATCCTCGCCCGCGCCGAGGAGCGCGGCGACAACCGCCTCGGCGTGGAGGCGATGGACCTGCTGGACGCCTACGGGATTCCGACGCCCGAGGGCACCATCGCCGAGGACCCCGAGGAGGCCGTCGCCGCCGCCCAAGACATCGCGGGCGACGTGGTGATGAAAATCGTCTCTCCGGACATCCTGCACAAGTCCGACATCGGCGGCGTGAAGGTCGGCGTCGCGCCCGAGGACGTGTACGACGCCTACGAGGACCTCGTGACTCGCGCCCGGAACTACCAACCCGACGCCGAGATTCTTGGCGTCCAAGTGCAGGAGATGGTGGACCTCGACTCGGGCACCGAGACCATCATCGGGATGAACCGCGACCCGCAGTTCGGCCCGCTCCTGCTGTTCGGACTCGGGGGCATCTTCGTGGAGATTCTGGAGGACACCGAGACCCGCGTCGCGCCCGTGAGCGAGCGCGAGGCCGGAGAGATGGTCGAGGGGATTCGGTCGGCACCGCTCCTGCGCGGGGCGCGGGGTCGGGACCCCGCCGACCGCGAGGCCATCGTGGAGAGCCTCCAGCGCCTCTCGCAACTCGTGACCGACTTCCCCGCGATTCTGGAACTCGACGTGAACCCCCTCGTCGCGGGACCCGACGGCGTGCAGGCCGTGGACGTGCGACTGACCGTGGACACCGACGAACTATGA